One window from the genome of Crateriforma spongiae encodes:
- a CDS encoding Gfo/Idh/MocA family oxidoreductase, giving the protein MNKLRIAVVGAGHLGRIHAKLLGQVDDAELVAVCDPFESARQVAAESLGVRTCADPSEIVDQIDAAVIAAPTDLHCDIAKSLLKAGKHLLVEKPLASDSSDAQRLAMLAAARRLTLQVGHVERFNPAFTSLGDLARDVKYVEAVRASSFPGRCLDVGVVMDLMIHDLDLVLSMTDAPVTSVSSSGLSVISDHEDVAETRIEFACGMVANLKASRISPTPARSMQIFGANGFADIDFGKPSVSVVRPADSVVDRTFDLNAETDNPLRYSGELFQTKLRCETMELEPRNAILDELHDFVISIRSGSAPAVDGAAGARAVAVADKVLQSIQQRSWYSDATTTERGPHALVRESIQMASRRAAQDRRAA; this is encoded by the coding sequence CGAATCGGCACGCCAGGTTGCCGCCGAATCGCTCGGCGTACGCACCTGTGCCGATCCCTCGGAAATCGTCGACCAGATCGACGCGGCCGTGATCGCCGCCCCGACCGATTTGCACTGCGACATCGCCAAGTCGCTGCTGAAGGCCGGAAAACACTTGCTGGTCGAAAAACCGCTGGCTTCCGACAGCAGCGATGCCCAGCGTCTGGCCATGCTGGCCGCCGCACGACGGTTGACCCTGCAAGTCGGTCACGTCGAACGATTCAACCCCGCCTTCACCTCCCTGGGTGACCTGGCACGCGACGTGAAGTACGTCGAAGCGGTCCGTGCGTCCAGCTTTCCCGGCCGTTGCCTGGATGTCGGCGTCGTGATGGACTTGATGATCCACGATCTGGATCTGGTGCTTTCAATGACCGATGCGCCGGTCACGTCGGTTTCGTCCAGCGGGCTTTCGGTCATCAGCGATCACGAAGACGTCGCTGAAACGCGGATCGAATTCGCGTGCGGCATGGTCGCCAATCTAAAGGCGTCGCGGATCAGCCCGACCCCCGCACGGTCGATGCAGATCTTTGGGGCAAACGGGTTTGCCGACATTGATTTTGGAAAGCCATCCGTTTCGGTGGTTCGGCCGGCCGACAGCGTGGTCGATCGCACCTTCGACTTGAACGCCGAAACCGACAACCCGCTGCGATACAGCGGCGAACTGTTCCAAACCAAGCTCCGGTGCGAGACCATGGAACTGGAACCGCGAAACGCCATCCTGGATGAACTTCACGATTTTGTGATCAGCATCCGCAGCGGCAGTGCACCCGCCGTCGATGGTGCCGCCGGTGCCCGTGCGGTGGCAGTGGCCGATAAAGTTCTGCAATCGATCCAGCAACGAAGCTGGTACAGCGACGCGACCACCACCGAACGCGGACCGCACGCATTGGTTCGGGAATCGATCCAAATGGCCAGTCGACGTGCGGCTCAAGACCGCCGCGCTGCCTGA
- a CDS encoding PH domain-containing protein, translating to MSDEKVLWRAEFNPKVKSYWLLSGTIVMLCTIILIPLIPVWFVLGMLVTDRYLKSCSCELTDRSLKVGKGILVRTEKTVPLDRITDLGLVQGPIMRMLDIEALSVETAGQSSQGSLVQLTGIKNGRAFRDAVLEQRDRVSIQESAPVQTSDAGIDASASQTLVEIRDILRRMESRLEQSQIDA from the coding sequence ATGAGCGACGAGAAGGTCCTGTGGAGAGCCGAGTTTAATCCCAAGGTGAAGTCCTACTGGCTGCTCAGCGGGACCATCGTGATGTTGTGCACGATCATCCTAATTCCGCTGATCCCCGTGTGGTTTGTGCTGGGGATGTTGGTCACCGATCGCTACTTGAAAAGCTGTTCCTGTGAATTGACCGACAGGTCGCTGAAGGTCGGCAAGGGGATTCTGGTCCGTACCGAAAAGACCGTGCCGCTGGATCGCATCACCGATCTGGGATTGGTTCAGGGGCCGATCATGCGGATGCTGGACATCGAAGCGCTTAGCGTGGAAACCGCCGGCCAGTCATCGCAAGGGTCGCTGGTGCAGTTGACCGGGATCAAGAACGGTCGTGCCTTTCGCGACGCGGTGCTGGAACAGCGTGACCGAGTGTCGATCCAAGAATCCGCACCCGTCCAGACATCGGATGCCGGCATCGATGCATCGGCCAGCCAAACGCTGGTCGAAATTCGTGACATCCTGCGACGGATGGAATCTCGGCTGGAACAGTCACAAATCGACGCGTGA
- a CDS encoding zinc ribbon domain-containing protein gives MIRSVTCPKCGKTSNVPEHIASVRCSKCGKVWNPGEDAAAAEPKVDLAAKMAGYENEGGGKSKKKRKKSKSSGGSNKVAAIVASVIFVVALAGVGIYLWLQRDPAPQVAAVQDEPEEEPADDDDVVWVAPDYREVNMPEADRKRIYMDMRSTAITSIEKPLLLIGPARVAMEKTLQDVYDREIRTQAALHDVPEDDIRQIINEGDAKRWDTRPRSNAKRNGKRLYPKSWSEGWKP, from the coding sequence ATGATCCGTTCGGTCACCTGCCCCAAGTGCGGAAAGACTTCCAACGTGCCTGAACACATCGCCAGCGTGCGGTGTTCCAAATGTGGCAAGGTCTGGAACCCAGGCGAGGATGCCGCCGCGGCCGAACCCAAGGTCGATTTGGCCGCCAAAATGGCGGGCTATGAAAACGAAGGCGGCGGGAAATCAAAGAAGAAACGCAAGAAGTCGAAATCCTCCGGCGGCAGCAACAAAGTTGCCGCGATCGTCGCCAGTGTCATCTTCGTGGTCGCGTTGGCCGGCGTAGGAATCTATCTGTGGCTGCAGCGGGATCCTGCGCCCCAGGTGGCCGCCGTGCAGGACGAACCGGAAGAAGAACCCGCCGATGACGACGATGTGGTCTGGGTCGCGCCGGACTACCGTGAAGTCAACATGCCCGAGGCGGACCGGAAGCGGATCTATATGGACATGCGATCGACGGCCATCACCAGCATCGAAAAACCATTGTTGCTCATCGGACCGGCTCGTGTGGCAATGGAAAAGACGCTGCAAGATGTCTATGACCGGGAAATCCGAACCCAAGCGGCGTTGCACGACGTGCCCGAAGACGACATCCGCCAAATCATCAACGAAGGTGATGCCAAGCGATGGGATACTCGTCCACGGTCCAACGCCAAACGCAACGGCAAGCGGCTGTACCCGAAATCCTGGAGCGAAGGCTGGAAACCGTAA